ttgtacaAACCAAAAATGCCCCTTCTGGGCTctctatatatttcatatattcacGCTAGTCTTTCATCCTTGCCCCTTACAGCCGCCCGGATGGCGACCCCAGCCTCGGCCCCAGACACACGGGCTCTGGTGGCTGACTTTGTAGGCTataagctgaggcagaagggttaTGTCTGTGGAGCTGGCCCTGGGGAGGGCCCAGCAGCTGACCCACTGCACCAAGCCATGCGGGCAGCTGGAGATGAGTTTGAGACCCGCTTCCGGCGCACCTTCTCTGATCTGGCAGCTCAGCTTCATGTGACCCCAGGTTCAGCTCAGCAGCGCTTCACCCAGGTCTCTGATGAACTTTTCCAAGGGGGTCCCAACTGGGGTCGTCTTGTGGCCTTCTTTGTCTTTGGGGCTGCCCTGTGTGCTGAGAGTGTCAACAAAGAGATGGAGCCACTGGTGGGACAAGTGCAGGAGTGGATGGTGGCCTACCTGGAGACACGCCTGGCTGACTGGATCCACAGCAGTGGGGGCTGGGTAAGAAGTTTTTCAAATGCTGCTCTGCACATTCCTCTGCAAAGCTGTTCTCCAAGGGGAAGTTGGGGGCTCTTGATTGGAGGCTGGGACAGCTGTGCTGGGAAGGAGGCATGGGGCTGAATTCCCTATTTAGGTGAAGTCAGACTGAGGTGCCCTCACTGTGAGCATCACATTGGACTCTGTACTCCAGGGCTGCCATTCCGTAAACACTGCATGGGCTTATGGTCCCAAGCAGAGGACAGAATACACGGTAACCAAGAAGTGCCTGCAGGAAAAAGGTGTTACACCTGAGAATATGGCATGAGAGGTGGGGAGGATCAGGGATGGGTGGTGGTCAGGTAAGCCTTGGCAAAGGATGCCAGTTCTAAGCAGAATTTTTCATCAAGGAAAAGATGAGACAGTGAGTGCAAGTGAGCCAAGCACTCAGGCAGAGGGGCTGCACGTGGGGGGATCGGAGGGCTTGCAGTTAGTAGAGCTTTGGCCGGAGAGGAGCTGGGTATGGGGTAGTGCTCgcagtggatggaactggaactcttcctctcctcttctctccactCTTTCCTCTCCTGAtatccctttctccttctttctctactTCCCTTCTCTCCCACAGGCGGAGTTCACAGCTCTATACGGGGACGGGGCCCTGGAGGAGGCGCGGCGTCTGCGGGAGGGGAACTGGGCATCAGTGAGGACAGTGCTGACAGGGGCCGTGGCACTGGGGGCCCTGGTAACTGTAGGGGCCTTTTTTGCCAGCAAGTGAGAAAGTCCAGGGCCAGGTGGGGCTAGGTGTGGCTGGGGGCCAGGAGAGCAGGAACAGAACAAGAAGTGAGGTGAATGGTTGGGCATGGAACAGGGAAAGGGAGAGGTAGCATGTGAGGGAGCCAAGTGTGCCAGGCAGGTGGTTGAAAAAGTGAGCTAGAGTCAGTCATTGGGGAACGTTTTAGGAAGGTCAGGATGTCAGGAGATAGAGTCATTCCAGGGTTtggggggaggtgggagggatcATGCCTATAGGTGTGGGCACATGAAACTACCCAGAGATGGATTTGCAGCCCTAAGGAAGGTGAACTTGCATAAGGAGTTATGTCTCCCCTGGATGAGTGGGATTTGGGGAATTAGAAGGCCGTTGGAATGGAAGCTTGGGGTTCTCAGGTGATTGGGAGAGGTGCCTGTGGCTGTGGGCTGCTTGGACACGTGTGCATGTGCACGCGTGCTCGTGTGCATGCTGGGCTGTTTGTCTAATCTGGAGGTGGTTCAGATTCTTCAAGGAGAAAACATTCCCTCTTGCAGTGACAAGAACAAGGGACAGttctctgcccctcctcccaaTCCCTCCTTTCCCTTACCCTTGCCCAGATGCCTCAAGGCTGAGGAAGAAACACTGTATCCAGACAGAGGGCTCTGGCACTTCTCTGCAGAAAGTTGTTGGTAGGTCTTTAGAGAGAAAGCAATTCTGCAGCTAGCCTTGTTCCTTCAGTACCCCTTTCCCTGTGCATCATGCACTTGCTGCTGCCTCCTGGGCTCTGACAGAAGTGCAGGGCTGTGGAGCCTGGGCAGGTGAAGGCTTCTTCAGTAGCTGGATCTGCCTgccaccctcccctcccactgGGGCACAATAGCACCTAATAGCCCTGGGACCTCAGtacccaaactgaaactctaaaTTGGGgttctaattttacttttgagGCTGTAGACATAAATGCTGATCTAGAATACAGTCTGGGTCCCACCCATTCTCAGTGAGACTGTTGATGCCTTGAGAAGACCATTCTAGCTTGAGTCCTATGGGTGTGAGGGTGACAGGTACTCCCTGACTGGCCTATTCTGTGTGGTGGGCTTTGGTGCTGCTTTATCAGGGGCCAGGTATATGGGTTCCAGAGTACCTACCACCATCTAGAAGCATCTATATTTCATTAAAGCCACACTGTTTGCATGGGTGTTATTTGTCTGTGCCTCAGAGTCTGAGGATGCTAACTTTAGAACTAAGTCTTCTA
The Sciurus carolinensis chromosome 2, mSciCar1.2, whole genome shotgun sequence DNA segment above includes these coding regions:
- the Bcl2l2 gene encoding bcl-2-like protein 2; the encoded protein is MATPASAPDTRALVADFVGYKLRQKGYVCGAGPGEGPAADPLHQAMRAAGDEFETRFRRTFSDLAAQLHVTPGSAQQRFTQVSDELFQGGPNWGRLVAFFVFGAALCAESVNKEMEPLVGQVQEWMVAYLETRLADWIHSSGGWAEFTALYGDGALEEARRLREGNWASVRTVLTGAVALGALVTVGAFFASK